A genome region from Blautia coccoides includes the following:
- a CDS encoding GGDEF domain-containing protein — protein sequence MREKGIRKIQHWILIIAAVIMSVLMVLTALQEKAQKVWGKDSSLYKWDTGWYCDADGGGEEICKVPSRIKSSSGAVVLRQDIPEFLEEEKYLGFLNHYQQAEVYIDGKRRYQYLEEETGAFCSMLGNTLCMVKLNREDAGKELTLRISNFYKAGQFQIPVIYLDSQESMFMHVQVQEQPRLIFCVVLLVLSAGLFLLWLLLRVREAVRVSSVFYAWIFILVSALWILTDSQFMMFWVPWPRLICFISFSAFYMIPIPMLSFIKEVCNRQSVMLDWMKAVLSCNVLVQSLLYLTGVCKLMNMLPVTHVFYAAAIVCSVIYMAMELKSSRAGYAKIFLAGVFFLMLMAAVSLFSFYTGVGSRYAMYYQLGLLGFMCALICMTMRQVNEILEDKTGDRILKELAYMDIMTKLGNRSAYEMRLQDLQRTMVQGQELSVVMADLNGLKKINDTLRHRAGDEMIKGCAWCLREAFGGFGEIYRIGGDEFLVFVKRLHSIRTWEENLKKAQERYNQEHEVKISIAAGSATGRMSGECHDWLRELIEQADKKMYENKKSARE from the coding sequence TTGAGGGAAAAAGGGATCAGGAAAATCCAGCACTGGATTTTGATCATTGCGGCAGTGATCATGAGTGTGCTGATGGTTCTTACAGCACTGCAGGAAAAGGCTCAGAAGGTCTGGGGAAAAGACAGCAGTTTATATAAATGGGATACTGGCTGGTATTGTGATGCCGATGGCGGAGGGGAAGAGATCTGCAAAGTGCCTTCCAGGATAAAAAGCAGCAGCGGCGCAGTTGTTCTGCGGCAGGATATTCCGGAATTTTTGGAGGAAGAGAAATATCTGGGATTTTTAAACCATTACCAGCAGGCAGAGGTTTATATTGACGGTAAGCGCAGATACCAGTATTTAGAGGAAGAGACGGGAGCCTTTTGCAGTATGCTGGGAAACACTCTGTGCATGGTAAAATTGAACCGAGAAGATGCGGGAAAAGAGCTCACACTCCGGATCAGTAATTTCTATAAGGCGGGACAGTTTCAGATCCCGGTCATTTATCTGGACAGCCAGGAGAGTATGTTCATGCATGTCCAGGTACAGGAGCAGCCCAGGCTGATTTTCTGCGTGGTCCTTCTTGTGCTGAGCGCGGGACTTTTTCTCCTGTGGCTGCTTTTGAGAGTCAGGGAGGCAGTTCGTGTATCCAGTGTGTTTTACGCCTGGATCTTTATACTGGTATCCGCCTTGTGGATTCTTACGGATTCCCAGTTCATGATGTTTTGGGTGCCATGGCCCAGGCTGATCTGTTTCATATCCTTTTCCGCTTTTTATATGATACCCATTCCTATGCTCTCCTTTATCAAAGAAGTCTGCAACAGACAGTCCGTTATGCTGGATTGGATGAAGGCTGTACTGTCCTGTAATGTGCTGGTTCAGAGTCTGCTCTACCTGACAGGGGTATGTAAGCTTATGAATATGCTGCCGGTGACCCATGTGTTTTATGCGGCTGCAATTGTCTGTTCTGTTATCTACATGGCAATGGAGCTGAAGAGCAGCAGGGCCGGATATGCCAAAATATTCCTTGCGGGTGTATTTTTCTTAATGCTCATGGCAGCAGTCTCCCTGTTCTCTTTTTATACCGGGGTGGGCAGCAGATATGCCATGTATTATCAACTGGGACTTCTGGGCTTCATGTGCGCACTTATATGCATGACCATGCGGCAGGTGAATGAGATACTGGAGGACAAGACAGGTGACAGGATCTTAAAAGAGCTGGCTTATATGGATATTATGACAAAGCTGGGAAACCGGTCCGCCTATGAGATGCGGCTGCAGGATCTGCAGAGGACCATGGTGCAGGGACAGGAGCTGTCAGTGGTCATGGCGGATCTGAACGGACTGAAGAAAATAAATGACACTCTGAGACACAGGGCGGGTGATGAAATGATCAAGGGATGTGCCTGGTGTCTGAGGGAAGCGTTTGGTGGTTTTGGTGAGATATACAGAATTGGCGGTGATGAATTCCTGGTGTTTGTGAAGCGTCTGCACAGTATCCGTACATGGGAGGAAAACCTGAAGAAAGCCCAGGAAAGATACAATCAGGAGCACGAGGTGAAAATATCCATAGCCGCGGGATCAGCCACAGGCAGAATGTCTGGGGAATGCCATGATTGGCTGCGGGAACTGATCGAACAGGCGGATAAGAAGATGTATGAGAACAAAAAAAGTGCCAGGGAATAA
- a CDS encoding cold-shock protein: MNKGTVKWFNAEKGYGFITGEDGQDVFVHFSAINGDGFKSLEEGQAVSYDLTEGARGMQAANVEKL, encoded by the coding sequence ATGAACAAGGGAACTGTAAAATGGTTTAATGCAGAAAAAGGCTACGGATTCATCACAGGTGAAGACGGACAGGATGTATTCGTACACTTCTCCGCTATCAATGGAGATGGTTTTAAATCCCTGGAAGAAGGACAGGCTGTATCTTATGATTTAACTGAAGGCGCTCGTGGAATGCAGGCAGCTAACGTAGAAAAATTATAA
- a CDS encoding dihydroorotase: MNILIRNGRIIDPATKTDEISDLYIEGGKVKKTGKGLKPKDKTDKVIDASGCYVMPGLIDLHVHLRDPGLTYKEDIVSGSKAAARGGFTTILAMPNTKPVIDSADRVKYVQNKAKELSPIHVMQVGAITKNQAGEELADIEEMIEQGAPAISEDGKSVMNARLYKNAMGIAAKYDVPVFAHCEDRNIVGKGCVNEDEHSRKMGLPGISNAVEDIIAARDIILAKETGAKLHLCHCSTKESVRMIELAKEEGIKVTGEVCPHHFTLTSDDVDPNDANYKMNPPLRTKEDRDALIRGLKEDIMDVISTDHAPHSREEKTMPITRAPFGIVGLETSVALTITELVDKGILTPMQMAEKMSYNPAKVIGLDRGSLEEGKAADVTIIDPEAEYVIDSMTFLSKGKNTPFNGRKVKGLVKATICDGRIAYIQDGMLKQ; the protein is encoded by the coding sequence ATGAATATTTTAATCAGAAACGGACGTATCATCGATCCGGCAACAAAAACAGACGAGATAAGTGACCTCTATATAGAGGGCGGAAAGGTGAAAAAGACAGGCAAGGGCCTAAAGCCCAAGGATAAGACAGATAAAGTCATTGACGCTTCAGGCTGCTATGTAATGCCCGGTCTTATTGACCTGCATGTGCATCTGCGGGACCCGGGGCTGACCTACAAAGAGGATATTGTATCAGGCTCCAAGGCAGCAGCCAGAGGCGGGTTCACCACGATCCTTGCCATGCCCAACACCAAGCCGGTCATCGACAGTGCGGACCGTGTCAAATATGTTCAGAATAAAGCAAAAGAGTTGTCACCTATCCATGTGATGCAGGTGGGTGCCATTACAAAAAACCAGGCCGGTGAAGAACTGGCTGACATTGAGGAGATGATCGAGCAGGGTGCGCCTGCCATCAGCGAGGACGGCAAATCCGTCATGAATGCCAGATTATATAAAAACGCAATGGGGATCGCTGCCAAATACGATGTTCCTGTATTTGCCCACTGTGAGGACCGGAATATTGTGGGCAAGGGATGTGTCAATGAGGACGAGCACTCCAGAAAGATGGGACTACCTGGGATCAGCAACGCTGTGGAGGATATCATTGCAGCCAGGGATATTATTCTGGCAAAGGAGACAGGTGCAAAGCTCCATCTGTGCCACTGCTCCACAAAAGAGAGCGTCCGCATGATAGAGCTGGCAAAAGAGGAGGGCATCAAAGTGACGGGAGAAGTGTGCCCTCATCACTTTACACTGACCTCTGACGATGTGGACCCCAATGATGCCAACTATAAGATGAACCCGCCTCTGCGGACAAAGGAGGACAGGGATGCCCTGATCCGTGGTCTGAAGGAGGATATTATGGATGTGATCAGTACAGACCATGCGCCCCACAGCCGTGAGGAGAAGACCATGCCTATCACCAGAGCGCCGTTTGGTATAGTAGGGCTTGAGACATCTGTTGCGCTCACCATCACGGAGCTGGTAGACAAAGGGATACTGACCCCTATGCAGATGGCAGAGAAGATGAGCTATAATCCTGCCAAGGTCATCGGTCTGGACAGAGGTTCCCTGGAAGAGGGAAAAGCTGCGGATGTGACCATTATCGACCCGGAAGCGGAATATGTCATTGATTCCATGACTTTCCTGTCAAAGGGAAAGAATACGCCTTTCAATGGCCGCAAAGTAAAAGGGCTGGTAAAAGCGACAATCTGTGACGGCAGGATCGCCTATATACAGGACGGCATGCTGAAACAATAA
- the pyrF gene encoding orotidine-5'-phosphate decarboxylase: MINKLTEKIRKTHAPIVVGLDPMLNYIPKHIQEAAFKECGETLEGAAEAVWQYNKAIVDATYDLIPAVKPQIAMYEQFGIPGLMAFKKTVDYCKEKDLVVIGDIKRGDIGSTSAAYAAGHIGKIQVGSKEYAGFDEDFVTVNPYLGSDGVNPFIDVCKKEKKGLFILVKTSNPSSGEFQDQLVNGRPLYELVGEKVAEWGQECMGDTYSYIGAVVGATYPEMGRVLRRIMPKAYILVPGYGAQGGQGKDLVHFFNEDGLGAIVNSSRGIIAAYKQEKYAQIGETNFADASRKAVEDMIADIDGALQAAK; encoded by the coding sequence ATGATCAATAAACTTACAGAGAAAATCAGGAAGACCCACGCACCTATCGTGGTGGGTCTGGATCCTATGCTTAATTATATACCAAAACACATCCAGGAGGCTGCCTTCAAGGAGTGCGGCGAGACACTGGAAGGTGCAGCGGAGGCTGTATGGCAGTACAACAAAGCGATCGTAGATGCAACCTATGACCTGATCCCCGCGGTAAAACCCCAGATCGCCATGTATGAGCAGTTCGGCATTCCGGGTCTTATGGCTTTTAAAAAGACTGTGGATTACTGTAAAGAAAAAGATCTGGTTGTCATCGGTGACATTAAGCGCGGTGATATCGGTTCCACCTCTGCGGCTTATGCAGCCGGCCATATCGGAAAAATCCAGGTGGGTTCAAAAGAATACGCCGGATTTGATGAAGATTTTGTGACCGTGAACCCCTATCTTGGCTCAGACGGTGTGAATCCGTTCATTGATGTTTGCAAAAAAGAGAAAAAGGGTCTTTTCATTCTGGTGAAGACATCCAATCCCTCCAGCGGTGAGTTCCAGGATCAGCTTGTGAACGGCAGACCGCTCTACGAACTGGTGGGAGAGAAAGTGGCAGAATGGGGACAGGAGTGCATGGGTGACACTTACAGCTACATCGGTGCCGTGGTAGGTGCCACTTATCCGGAAATGGGCAGGGTCCTTCGCCGCATTATGCCGAAAGCCTATATTCTGGTGCCGGGATACGGTGCCCAGGGCGGCCAGGGAAAAGACCTGGTACATTTTTTCAATGAGGATGGACTGGGAGCCATTGTTAATTCCTCACGCGGTATCATAGCTGCCTACAAGCAGGAGAAATACGCACAGATCGGTGAGACGAATTTCGCAGACGCCTCCCGAAAAGCAGTGGAAGATATGATCGCTGATATCGACGGCGCTCTGCAGGCTGCAAAATAA
- a CDS encoding dihydroorotate dehydrogenase electron transfer subunit — MAKVKIRSTVIKQEKLAEGVYSMWLSAREIAAAAKPGQFISVYSNDKSRMLPRPISLCEIDREAGSLRIVYRTVGSGTEEFSKAGAGDTFDILGPLGNGFPLEAIRGKRVLMMGGGIGVPPMLQTAKEADADVTIISGYRSADLFLKEELEAAGRLFITTEDGSAGIKGNVMDAVRENKMEPDVILACGPTPMLRAVKAYAEERNITCYISLEEKMACGIGACLACVCQSKEVDGHSHVHNKRICKDGPVFLSTEVEL; from the coding sequence ATGGCAAAAGTAAAGATAAGAAGTACAGTGATAAAACAGGAGAAACTGGCTGAGGGTGTGTACAGTATGTGGCTCTCAGCCCGTGAGATCGCTGCAGCTGCAAAACCGGGACAGTTTATCTCTGTCTACAGCAATGATAAAAGCAGAATGTTGCCCCGCCCCATCAGCTTGTGCGAGATAGACAGGGAGGCGGGAAGCCTGAGGATCGTATACAGAACAGTGGGCAGCGGGACAGAAGAATTTTCAAAAGCCGGCGCAGGTGACACCTTTGATATATTGGGACCTCTGGGCAACGGCTTCCCTCTGGAAGCAATCAGGGGAAAACGTGTGCTCATGATGGGTGGCGGTATTGGCGTACCTCCCATGCTGCAGACTGCAAAAGAGGCGGATGCGGATGTGACGATCATCTCCGGCTACCGCAGCGCGGACCTTTTTCTTAAGGAAGAACTGGAGGCAGCAGGCAGACTTTTCATCACAACAGAGGACGGAAGCGCAGGCATAAAAGGAAATGTCATGGATGCAGTCCGTGAAAATAAAATGGAGCCGGACGTTATCCTTGCCTGCGGCCCAACTCCTATGCTGCGCGCTGTAAAGGCTTATGCTGAGGAGAGGAATATTACATGCTACATCTCTCTTGAGGAGAAAATGGCATGCGGGATCGGTGCCTGTCTTGCATGTGTCTGTCAGTCAAAGGAAGTGGACGGTCATTCCCATGTGCATAATAAGCGAATCTGCAAGGACGGTCCTGTATTTTTGAGCACGGAGGTAGAGCTTTGA
- a CDS encoding dihydroorotate dehydrogenase has protein sequence MNTKVNLAGVELKNPVMTASGTFGSGAEYSEFVDLGRLGAVVTKGVASVPWTGNPTPRIAETSCGMLNAIGLQNPGIDVFCERDIPFLKKYDTKIIVNVCGKSTEEYCEVVERLAGEAVDMLEINISCPNVKEGGIAFGQDPKAVETITREVKKYAKQPIIMKLSPNVTDITEMAKAAEAGGADVLSLINTLTGMKIDINKRTFALANKTGGMSGPCLKPVAVRMVYQVARAVKLPIIGMGGICNAEDALEFILAGATAVSIGTANFTNPYATVETVQGIEDYMKKNKIEDIQSLIGVVE, from the coding sequence ATGAATACAAAAGTTAATCTGGCAGGTGTGGAACTGAAAAATCCGGTCATGACAGCCTCCGGAACCTTTGGCTCCGGGGCAGAATACAGTGAGTTTGTGGATCTCGGCCGCCTGGGTGCTGTTGTCACAAAAGGCGTGGCAAGTGTGCCGTGGACGGGAAATCCCACTCCACGTATTGCAGAGACTTCCTGCGGAATGCTCAATGCCATCGGACTGCAGAATCCCGGTATTGATGTTTTTTGCGAGAGAGACATTCCTTTCCTGAAAAAATATGACACAAAGATCATAGTTAATGTATGCGGCAAGAGCACAGAGGAATACTGTGAAGTAGTGGAGCGTCTGGCAGGTGAGGCTGTAGACATGCTGGAGATCAACATCTCCTGCCCAAATGTGAAGGAGGGCGGCATTGCCTTCGGACAGGACCCGAAAGCGGTGGAGACCATCACTAGGGAAGTAAAGAAGTACGCAAAGCAGCCTATCATCATGAAGCTGAGTCCGAATGTGACAGATATCACCGAGATGGCAAAGGCTGCCGAGGCAGGCGGCGCGGATGTGCTCTCCCTGATCAATACTCTGACAGGCATGAAGATAGATATCAATAAGAGGACGTTTGCCCTGGCAAATAAAACAGGCGGTATGTCAGGTCCCTGTTTGAAACCCGTAGCTGTCCGCATGGTTTACCAGGTGGCCCGTGCGGTGAAGCTGCCTATTATCGGTATGGGCGGTATCTGCAATGCGGAGGATGCCCTGGAATTTATCCTGGCCGGTGCCACGGCTGTGTCCATCGGGACAGCCAACTTCACCAATCCATATGCCACGGTGGAGACTGTGCAGGGGATTGAGGATTATATGAAGAAAAATAAAATTGAGGATATTCAATCCCTGATCGGTGTGGTAGAATAG
- a CDS encoding helix-turn-helix domain-containing protein — MIDSDYGTIKIKLDELLETSGLSKNKLAHRAEMQRSQLNAYCNNTITRLDIAVLARLCTVLECRIEDLLEFIPANNNK, encoded by the coding sequence TTGATAGATTCAGATTATGGTACAATCAAAATAAAATTAGATGAACTTTTAGAAACAAGTGGACTTAGTAAGAATAAATTAGCACATAGAGCAGAAATGCAACGTAGTCAACTGAACGCTTACTGCAACAATACTATCACAAGATTGGATATTGCTGTACTTGCCCGATTATGCACTGTTTTAGAATGTCGTATAGAAGATTTGCTTGAGTTTATTCCAGCAAATAATAATAAGTAA
- a CDS encoding helix-turn-helix domain-containing protein: protein MTDTEYGFIQIKLKNILKDKGLSRNKLSHKAEMQKSQINAYYNNTITRLDTAVLARLCTALDCRIEDLLEFVPYSNPSE, encoded by the coding sequence ATGACTGACACTGAATATGGATTCATACAAATAAAGTTGAAAAACATTTTAAAAGATAAAGGTCTAAGCCGTAACAAATTATCGCACAAGGCAGAAATGCAGAAAAGCCAAATTAATGCTTATTACAATAACACCATTACAAGATTGGATACCGCTGTACTTGCTCGATTATGTACTGCATTAGATTGTCGCATTGAGGATTTACTAGAATTTGTACCATATAGCAACCCCTCCGAATAG